A DNA window from Nitrospira sp. contains the following coding sequences:
- a CDS encoding Short-chain dehydrogenase/reductase sdr (MaGe:77309553): MQDLKNKVFLVTGATDGIGRAAVTEFARRGASVTLVGRDKEKTERVVAELKASTGNENLAYLLCDLSRMADVKRAAETFKATHDRLDVLVNNAGATFKKPVLGPDGYELTFAVNHLAYFQMTASLLGLIRKTPGARVVSTSSSMQTRGRLDLEKTPTSLEGTGPHAYATSKLANILFTKELQRQLSGTTATANCFEPGIVRTQFGGFGSDQGLLLNVVYALAKPFSSTPEQGADSLIWLATSPEAASLRGTYISKRKPVTPSAQALDQKLAADLWLLSEKLCATAVSREIG, translated from the coding sequence ATGCAGGACCTGAAGAACAAGGTGTTTCTGGTGACCGGTGCCACGGATGGCATCGGCAGGGCCGCTGTCACGGAATTCGCCAGACGCGGGGCATCGGTGACCCTTGTTGGCCGAGACAAGGAGAAGACGGAGCGCGTGGTTGCCGAGCTGAAGGCATCGACTGGCAACGAAAACCTGGCTTATCTCCTCTGCGACCTCTCGCGCATGGCGGACGTCAAACGCGCGGCTGAAACTTTCAAGGCGACGCACGACCGACTGGATGTTCTGGTCAACAACGCGGGGGCCACCTTCAAGAAGCCCGTGCTTGGCCCAGATGGATACGAGTTGACCTTTGCCGTGAATCACCTGGCGTACTTCCAGATGACCGCGTCGCTCCTCGGCCTCATCCGGAAGACGCCTGGCGCGCGAGTGGTTTCCACGTCAAGTTCAATGCAGACACGCGGCAGGCTTGACTTGGAAAAGACGCCGACCTCGCTTGAGGGAACAGGCCCCCATGCCTACGCGACGTCCAAGCTCGCCAACATCCTTTTCACCAAGGAGCTTCAGCGACAGTTGTCCGGGACAACGGCCACAGCCAATTGCTTCGAGCCGGGCATAGTACGCACTCAGTTTGGTGGATTTGGGTCAGACCAGGGGTTGCTGTTGAATGTCGTGTACGCGCTGGCGAAACCGTTCTCAAGCACACCAGAGCAAGGCGCTGACTCTCTGATCTGGCTGGCCACTTCGCCGGAGGCGGCTTCACTTAGAGGAACGTATATTTCAAAGCGAAAACCTGTCACGCCATCGGCACAGGCATTGGACCAGAAGCTCGCTGCCGACCTATGGCTGCTCAGCGAAAAGCTTTGCGCAACGGCTGTGTCCAGGGAAATTGGGTGA
- a CDS encoding hypothetical protein (Evidence 4 : Unknown function but conserved in other organisms; MaGe:77309554): protein MDTKQKLLTFLSKRSSATGGELREHLRLSRQALSLHLRSLLETHTIVRSGVTRGARYRLAGTSEKTATISRVLTIRGCNEDRVWDQVATQLNFQRTLRANVVAIVRYAFTEMLNNAIDHSKTERCSIHVALTPSLVSFDIHDAGIGVFRSIAAKYHLRDEETAMIELLKGKTTTMPEAHAGEGIFFTSRVGDTFTIRSHRIQIEWKRAKRDVFVSQQRQRTGTAVHFALHLSARHKLEEVFAEFAPAEYDFQFQKTKVLVKLIQPDYVSRSEAKRLLANLEKFKEIGLDFRDVRSVGQGFADEVFRVFAQRHPGIVIHPEQASPAVLTMIKHVRREASGASTP, encoded by the coding sequence GTGGACACAAAGCAAAAACTTCTAACCTTTCTTTCAAAACGATCGTCTGCCACCGGAGGAGAACTGCGCGAACACCTCCGGCTCAGCCGGCAGGCCTTGAGCCTTCATCTCCGCAGCCTCCTGGAAACACACACCATCGTCCGATCGGGAGTCACCAGAGGAGCGCGATATCGCCTAGCGGGAACCTCTGAGAAAACGGCGACGATCTCCCGCGTGCTCACGATCCGAGGCTGCAATGAGGATCGCGTGTGGGATCAAGTTGCCACCCAGCTCAACTTTCAACGAACCCTGCGAGCCAACGTGGTGGCCATCGTTCGCTATGCGTTCACAGAAATGCTGAACAACGCCATCGACCATTCGAAGACAGAGCGTTGCTCCATTCATGTCGCGCTCACGCCAAGCCTCGTCAGCTTTGACATCCACGATGCTGGAATCGGCGTGTTTCGCTCTATCGCAGCCAAATACCATCTGCGGGACGAAGAGACGGCTATGATTGAACTGCTCAAGGGAAAAACAACGACCATGCCAGAGGCGCATGCAGGGGAGGGCATCTTTTTTACCTCCCGCGTCGGCGATACGTTTACCATCCGATCTCACCGTATTCAGATTGAATGGAAGCGAGCCAAACGCGATGTCTTCGTGTCGCAGCAGCGGCAGAGGACCGGAACAGCCGTTCACTTTGCGTTGCATCTCAGCGCCAGGCATAAACTCGAAGAGGTGTTCGCCGAGTTCGCCCCTGCGGAGTACGATTTCCAGTTTCAGAAAACAAAAGTCTTGGTGAAACTCATTCAACCCGACTATGTCTCTCGCTCAGAAGCAAAACGCTTGCTGGCCAATCTGGAAAAATTCAAAGAAATCGGCCTGGATTTCCGTGACGTGCGCTCCGTCGGGCAGGGATTTGCCGATGAAGTCTTTCGCGTGTTTGCCCAGCGCCATCCCGGCATCGTCATCCATCCTGAACAAGCCAGCCCTGCCGTCCTGACCATGATCAAACACGTCCGCCGCGAAGCATCCGGAGCCAGCACCCCGTAA
- a CDS encoding hypothetical protein (Evidence 5 : Unknown function; MaGe:77309555) yields MMNSISRPQLIFEILLNVIFLLVGLIVVVATKGGWNFFLNMEGERSFFWQLLGKRVEKYAAYVFGILLIVVAGIMIVQRLILLAGQGR; encoded by the coding sequence ATGATGAATAGCATAAGCCGTCCTCAGCTGATATTTGAAATACTCTTGAATGTAATATTTCTGTTAGTAGGTCTTATTGTCGTGGTTGCTACGAAGGGCGGGTGGAACTTCTTTCTCAACATGGAAGGTGAACGGTCATTTTTCTGGCAGCTACTCGGGAAGAGAGTTGAGAAATACGCGGCGTATGTTTTTGGAATTCTTCTAATCGTTGTTGCTGGGATCATGATAGTACAGCGGCTAATTCTTTTGGCTGGGCAAGGGCGGTAG
- a CDS encoding Folate transporter 3 (MaGe:77309556) gives MANSLLAWIDRNILSLGRDMRLSYLPPLMVYMAYGISGLTGIVGTFFVKDYLGLSASFLAALGFWAGIPWALKMPIGHAVDLLWRWKSWLVGVGAGLLAVSLGIMAALIGQREAMTAVLSAEVWFVLSALLAPIGYVIQDAVADAMTVEAVPRVDERGQPFDEPTRKLMHTTMQTLGRVAIVGGGILVAMINVYVFSGTEGLPQAELVRLYKQVYLMALVIPFVSVLGVGVAWLLQRRQKAALIQQGFSREQVEQMVDARGDGSEATTPDWWVLGGSLIFALFTVTVGLGGFSYSEEIVFAGSMGIVLFLMAKLMRELEPDKRFTLVGTAVVIFIFRAIPGAGPGATWWMIDDLKFDQQFLSILSLIGGTLTLAGMFIFRRFMAERSIAYVVGFLTVVGTVLTLPVVSMYYGLHEWTARMTGGIVDARFIALIDTALESPLGQISMIPMLAWIANSAPANLKATFFAVMASFTNLALSLSQLGTKYLNDLYVVTREVKDAATGAIQSPADYSQLGSLLVAQLLLGLALPLAAIVFAKVTRFKSA, from the coding sequence ATGGCGAATTCCCTCCTTGCGTGGATTGATCGCAATATTCTTTCCTTAGGCCGCGACATGCGGCTGTCGTATCTGCCGCCGCTCATGGTCTACATGGCGTACGGCATCTCCGGCCTGACCGGTATTGTCGGCACCTTCTTCGTCAAAGACTATCTTGGCCTCTCGGCCTCGTTTCTGGCGGCGCTCGGATTCTGGGCCGGCATTCCCTGGGCACTAAAGATGCCGATCGGGCATGCGGTGGATCTCTTGTGGCGATGGAAGAGCTGGCTCGTTGGCGTGGGGGCCGGGCTGCTGGCGGTGAGCCTGGGGATCATGGCTGCGCTGATTGGCCAGCGTGAAGCCATGACGGCCGTGCTGTCGGCGGAAGTCTGGTTTGTGTTGAGCGCGTTGCTCGCGCCTATCGGTTATGTGATTCAGGACGCGGTAGCGGATGCGATGACCGTCGAAGCCGTGCCGCGGGTCGATGAGCGGGGACAGCCGTTCGATGAGCCGACGCGCAAGCTCATGCATACGACGATGCAGACGCTCGGGCGGGTGGCGATCGTGGGCGGCGGCATTCTGGTGGCGATGATTAATGTGTATGTCTTCAGCGGCACCGAGGGGTTGCCGCAGGCGGAGCTGGTTCGGCTGTACAAGCAAGTCTACCTGATGGCGCTGGTGATTCCCTTCGTCTCGGTCCTTGGCGTCGGCGTCGCCTGGCTGCTGCAGCGACGGCAGAAGGCCGCGCTGATTCAGCAAGGATTCTCACGCGAGCAAGTCGAGCAGATGGTGGACGCCCGGGGCGATGGCAGTGAAGCAACGACTCCCGATTGGTGGGTGCTTGGCGGGAGCTTGATCTTTGCGCTGTTTACGGTGACCGTTGGGCTCGGCGGATTTTCCTACAGTGAGGAAATCGTGTTTGCCGGCTCGATGGGCATTGTGCTGTTTCTCATGGCGAAGCTCATGCGCGAGCTGGAACCGGACAAGCGATTCACTTTGGTCGGGACTGCGGTGGTCATTTTCATTTTCCGAGCGATTCCTGGGGCTGGTCCTGGCGCGACCTGGTGGATGATCGATGATCTGAAATTCGATCAGCAGTTTCTGTCGATCCTCTCCCTCATCGGAGGCACCTTGACGCTGGCCGGCATGTTTATTTTTCGCCGCTTCATGGCCGAGCGATCCATCGCTTACGTGGTGGGGTTTCTGACCGTCGTGGGGACCGTTCTGACTCTTCCGGTCGTGAGCATGTATTACGGGTTGCACGAATGGACAGCGCGGATGACGGGCGGGATCGTCGATGCGCGCTTCATTGCCTTGATCGATACGGCGCTGGAGTCGCCGCTTGGCCAGATCTCCATGATTCCGATGCTGGCTTGGATTGCCAACTCGGCGCCGGCCAATTTGAAAGCCACCTTCTTTGCCGTGATGGCCTCGTTCACAAATCTGGCGCTGTCGTTGAGCCAGCTCGGGACCAAATATTTGAACGATCTCTATGTGGTCACGCGAGAAGTAAAGGATGCCGCGACCGGTGCGATTCAATCCCCTGCCGACTATAGCCAGCTCGGATCGCTCCTCGTCGCGCAATTGTTGTTAGGATTAGCCCTGCCCTTGGCTGCTATCGTCTTTGCGAAGGTGACGCGCTTCAAGAGTGCGTAG
- a CDS encoding Metallo-beta-lactamase superfamily hydrolase (MaGe:77309557), giving the protein MADPKKRLNSNVPGNFYVDSTCIDCDACRQLAPTSFDEGGDYSTVTRQPRTEEEMVQAYRALVACPVGSIGTERGDPALLKQAKDSFPLRLTERVYYCGFNSEKSFGANSFFVQHPDGNWLIDSPRYLKHLVDAYARLGGVRYIFLTHEDDVADAAAYARHFGAERIIHREDAAAMPDAERIIDGWDPVRLAPQFELIPVPGHTAGSCALLYDGRILFTGDHLWWEPKGQRLGSPRQLVWNERHLLRSIERLLPYRIEWVLAGHGHPVQLDPETMRGELAALLARRSLRQG; this is encoded by the coding sequence ATGGCGGATCCCAAGAAACGGTTGAACTCGAACGTGCCGGGGAATTTCTATGTGGATTCCACCTGCATCGACTGCGATGCCTGCCGGCAGCTGGCCCCTACCAGTTTCGATGAAGGCGGAGACTACTCGACCGTCACGCGGCAGCCGCGTACCGAAGAGGAGATGGTGCAGGCCTATCGAGCGCTGGTGGCCTGTCCGGTCGGCTCCATCGGCACGGAGCGAGGCGATCCGGCGTTACTGAAGCAGGCAAAAGACAGTTTCCCGCTTCGTCTGACAGAGCGGGTGTACTACTGCGGATTCAATTCGGAGAAATCGTTCGGCGCCAATAGTTTCTTTGTGCAGCATCCGGACGGTAACTGGTTGATCGATTCCCCGCGATACCTCAAGCACCTAGTGGACGCCTATGCCAGGTTGGGCGGCGTGCGATATATTTTCCTGACGCATGAAGACGATGTGGCGGATGCGGCGGCCTACGCGCGTCATTTCGGCGCGGAGCGGATCATCCATCGCGAGGATGCCGCTGCCATGCCGGACGCGGAGCGGATCATTGATGGCTGGGATCCGGTCCGCCTGGCGCCTCAGTTCGAGCTGATCCCGGTGCCCGGCCATACGGCGGGTAGTTGCGCGCTGCTGTATGACGGGCGCATCCTCTTTACCGGCGATCATCTCTGGTGGGAGCCGAAGGGCCAACGATTGGGTTCGCCCAGGCAGCTAGTTTGGAACGAGAGGCATCTCTTGCGGTCGATTGAACGGTTGCTCCCCTATCGAATCGAATGGGTCTTGGCCGGCCATGGCCATCCTGTGCAACTCGATCCGGAGACGATGCGAGGCGAACTTGCGGCGCTGCTGGCAAGGCGGTCGTTAAGGCAAGGGTGA
- a CDS encoding hypothetical protein (Evidence 5 : Unknown function; MaGe:77309558), whose product MRRTSRMLKSAVSGVLASHRTLPSPKDVLRYGERWRPYRTVAAWALWRAVDLAKRTPPDPGAISSLR is encoded by the coding sequence TTGCGCCGCACTAGCAGGATGTTGAAATCGGCCGTCAGCGGCGTTCTCGCATCGCATCGGACCCTGCCCAGTCCCAAGGACGTGTTACGATATGGAGAGCGATGGCGGCCCTATCGGACCGTCGCGGCCTGGGCTCTCTGGCGCGCGGTCGATTTGGCAAAGAGGACGCCGCCGGACCCGGGCGCGATATCGTCATTACGCTGA
- a CDS encoding RidA family protein (MaGe:77309559), whose translation MVRQNVSTGGPWEAKIGYSRAVRVGAYVSVSGSTAMTPGGLVGKGDPYAQTIQTFKTIESALRQAGVSLADVVRTRIYMANIDQWQEVGRAHGEVFGNIRPATTMVEVQRLIDPDMLVEIEADAIAPH comes from the coding sequence ATGGTACGGCAGAATGTTTCCACTGGCGGTCCCTGGGAAGCCAAGATCGGCTATTCACGCGCGGTCCGGGTCGGCGCCTACGTGTCCGTATCCGGCTCTACGGCGATGACGCCAGGCGGCCTGGTCGGCAAGGGCGATCCCTATGCGCAGACGATCCAGACGTTCAAGACCATCGAGTCGGCGCTCCGGCAAGCCGGGGTGTCGCTCGCCGATGTGGTCCGGACCCGAATCTACATGGCCAACATCGATCAATGGCAGGAGGTCGGCCGCGCGCATGGGGAAGTTTTCGGCAACATCAGGCCCGCGACGACGATGGTGGAGGTGCAGCGCTTGATCGATCCGGATATGCTGGTCGAGATCGAGGCGGACGCCATTGCGCCGCACTAG
- a CDS encoding putative oxidoreductase (MaGe:77309560), translating into MAPLSSKVAIVTGASSGIGQAIAERLAADGALVVVNYLRSERKARAVAAGIQATGGTAVAVQADMSVMTDARRLIADAVARFGRLDILVNNAGKFAPKPLADTTEADFDALMNLHAKGPYFAMQEAAKVMRDHGRIVNISSAGTKLHYYGATAYLGSRGALEQFTQGIAQELAPRGITVNAVAPGFTDTGVLTDLYKKMGLEASPFKRLGLPQDIADVVAFLVSEQARWVTGQTIQAGGGIVM; encoded by the coding sequence GTGGCTCCGTTAAGCAGCAAGGTCGCGATCGTGACCGGCGCATCGAGCGGAATCGGTCAAGCGATTGCGGAACGGCTTGCGGCGGACGGGGCTCTAGTGGTGGTGAATTATCTTCGGAGCGAGCGCAAGGCTCGCGCGGTGGCCGCCGGTATTCAGGCGACAGGCGGGACCGCGGTTGCAGTACAAGCCGACATGAGCGTGATGACGGATGCGCGGCGGCTGATTGCGGATGCCGTTGCGCGATTCGGACGGCTGGACATTCTGGTCAACAACGCGGGAAAGTTTGCGCCGAAGCCGCTGGCGGACACGACGGAAGCGGATTTCGATGCCTTGATGAATCTGCATGCCAAGGGCCCTTACTTTGCGATGCAGGAAGCGGCCAAGGTGATGCGCGATCACGGGCGCATCGTAAATATTTCCAGCGCGGGGACGAAGCTGCACTATTACGGCGCGACGGCCTATCTCGGGAGCCGGGGCGCGCTCGAACAATTCACGCAAGGCATTGCGCAGGAACTGGCGCCGCGTGGGATCACGGTCAATGCGGTGGCGCCTGGTTTCACGGACACAGGTGTGTTGACGGATCTCTATAAGAAGATGGGGCTCGAGGCGTCCCCGTTCAAGCGATTGGGCCTGCCGCAGGATATTGCGGATGTCGTGGCATTTCTCGTGAGCGAGCAGGCCCGATGGGTGACAGGGCAGACGATTCAAGCCGGCGGCGGGATCGTCATGTGA
- a CDS encoding Nitroreductase (MaGe:77309561), translating to MAMEKLAATQVPIHDLLARRWSPRAFAERPVEPDKLVSLFEAARWAPSASNEQPCRFIVATKDDLATYDRLLACLLDGNRKWAFRAPVLLLSVARMYFEEDGKPNRYALHDAGMALENLLLQATALGLVAHPMAGFDGKQAQADLKIPSGFEPVAMVAVGYPGEAALLSDYLQQREAAPRERNPLAELVYAGQWGIALPPRRS from the coding sequence ATGGCCATGGAGAAACTCGCTGCGACTCAGGTGCCGATTCATGATCTTCTCGCGCGCCGGTGGAGTCCCAGGGCATTCGCCGAACGGCCTGTAGAACCCGACAAATTGGTCAGCCTGTTCGAGGCGGCACGCTGGGCTCCATCGGCGAGCAATGAGCAGCCTTGCCGGTTTATCGTCGCGACGAAGGACGACCTGGCGACGTATGATCGTCTTCTAGCTTGTCTGCTGGACGGCAACCGGAAGTGGGCATTTCGCGCGCCCGTGTTGCTCTTGTCCGTCGCGCGGATGTATTTCGAAGAGGACGGCAAGCCGAACCGGTATGCTTTGCATGACGCTGGAATGGCGCTCGAAAATCTTCTCCTCCAAGCGACGGCGCTGGGCCTGGTTGCGCATCCCATGGCGGGGTTCGATGGTAAGCAGGCTCAGGCGGATCTTAAAATCCCTTCCGGTTTCGAGCCGGTCGCCATGGTGGCGGTGGGCTATCCCGGCGAGGCCGCGCTTCTGTCAGACTATCTTCAGCAGCGCGAAGCGGCTCCTCGGGAACGCAACCCGCTGGCCGAGCTCGTCTATGCAGGACAGTGGGGCATCGCTCTTCCGCCCCGCCGTTCGTAA